In a genomic window of Sus scrofa isolate TJ Tabasco breed Duroc chromosome 4, Sscrofa11.1, whole genome shotgun sequence:
- the MROH6 gene encoding maestro heat-like repeat-containing protein family member 6 isoform X1, which produces MAGGVWGWGRARGGPLGALTLTALAEGIRASRGQPLGPPDTGPEPEPELEPVVEPRRAACIPRAGSEPFPQPPAQEPAPEGPHQTARRSQEEGALEDLALYTAACLEEAGFAGTQATALTLSSALEARGERLEDQVHGLVRGLLAQVPSLAEGRPRRAALRVLSALALEHSWDVVCALLPSSLPPDRVAAELWRSLSRNQRVNGQVLVQLLWALKGLAGSQSEALAATRALGEMLAVSGCVGATRGFYPHLLLALVTQLHELARSTCPPDTPKAWAPSHPGPPHSHASCTVEALKALLTGDGSRMVVTCMEQAGGWRRLVGAHTHLEGVLLLASAMVAHADHHLRGLFADLLPRLRSAHDTQRLTAMAFFTGLLQSRPTARLLPEEVILERLCAWQGDPEPTVRWLGLLGLGHLALNRGKVRGRTGRDPAGSARGRPQVPVSHALQVRHVSTLLPALLGALAESDARLVGAALGALRRVLLRPRAPVRLLSAELGPRLPPLLDDARESVRASAVGLLGSLVRRGRGGLRVGLRGPLRKLVLQSLVPLLLRLSDPSRDTAESSEWTLARCDQALRWGLLEEVVTVAHYDSPEALSRICQRLVQWYPSHVPSFLSQTQGYLRSPQKPLRRAAAVLIGFLVHHSSPRCVNQDLLDSLFQDLGQLQSDPEPAVGAAAHVSTQQVALLAQAQHHLCRRCRPGLLRLPRLRRCHAHPARPRPVYGDSPFQPRSLAGRWDCSGLG; this is translated from the exons ATGGCTGGGGGCGTGTGGGGCTGGGGCCGGGCCCGGGGGGGGCCCCTGGGTGCCCTAACCCTGACAGCTCTGGCTGAAGGGATCCGGGCCAGCCGGGGGCAGCCCCTGGGACCCCCTGACACGGGCCCTGAGCCAGAACCTGAGCTGGAACCTGTGGTGGAGCCTAGGAGGGCGGCCTGCATCCCCAGAGCCGGCAGCgagcccttcccccagccccctgcccaggaGCCGGCTCCTGAGGGACCCCATCAG aCTGCCCGGCGTtcccaggaggagggggcccTCGAGGACCTGGCCTTGTACACAGCTGCCTGCCTGGAAGAGGCTGGATTTGCGGGGACCCAGGCAACAGCGCTCACCCTGTCGTCAGCCCTGGAGGCCCGGGGGGAGCGGCTGGAGGACCAG GTGCATGGCCTTGTGCGCGGGCTGCTGGCACAGGTACCCAGCCTGGCAGAGGGGAGGCCCCGCCGGGCGGCCCTACGGGTGCTGAGCGCCCTCGCCCTGGAGCACTCTTGGGACGTGGTGTGTGCGTTGCTGCCGAGCTCACTGCCCCCCGACCG GGTGGCGGCTGAGCTTTGGCGCAGCCTGAGCCGGAACCAGCGTGTGAATGGGCAGGTGCTGGTGCAGCTGCTCTGGGCACTCAAGGGCTTGGCCGGATCCCAGTCGGAGGCACTGGCG GCCACTCGTGCCCTTGGGGAGATGCTGGCCGTGTCCGGTTGTGTGGGTGCCACACGGGGTTTCTACCCACACCTCCTCCTTGCGCTGGTCACACAGCTACATGAGCTTGCCCGGAGCACATGCCCCCCTGACACCCCCAAGGCTTGGGCCCCATCCCACCCAGGGCCGCCACATAGCCACGCCAG ctgcACCGTGGAGGCCTTGAAGGCCCTGCTCACCGGGGACGGCAGCCGCATGGTGGTCACGTGCATGGagcaggctggaggctggaggagacTGGTGGGCGCCCACACCCACCTGGAGGGTGTCCTGCTGCTGGCCAG TGCCATGGTGGCGCATGCCGACCACCACCTGCGAGGCCTGTTCGCGGACTTGCTGCCCCGGCTGCGCAGCGCCCACGACACACAGCGCCTCACGGCTATGGCCTTCTTCACCGGG TTGTTGCAGAGCCGGCCCACCGCACGGCTCCTGCCAGAGGAGGTCATCCTGGAGCGGCTCTGCGCCTGGCAGGGCGACCCCGAGCCCACCGTGCGCTGGCTGGGCCTGCTGGGCCTCGGCCATCTGGCGCTGAACCGCGGGAAGGTGAGGGGCAGGACCGGGCGGGACCCGGCGGGGTCTGCGAGGGGCCGCCCACAAGTTCCTGTATCGCACGCCCTCCAGGTGCGTCACGTGAGCACGCTGCTGCCCGCGCTCCTGGGTGCGCTGGCTGAGTCTGACGCTCGGCTCGTGGGCGCCGCGCTGGGAGCCCTGCGGAGGGTCCTGCTGCGGCCGCGGGCGCCCGTGCGGCTCCTGAGCGCCGAGCTGGGGCCACGCCTCCCACCGCTTCTGGACGAC GCCCGGGAATCAGTCCGCGCGTCGGCGGTCGGGCTCCTCGGGTCGCTGGTGCGGCGGGGCCGGGGTGGGCTCCGAGTGGGGCTCCGCGGCCCCCTGAGGAAGCTGGTGCTGCAGAGCCTCGTGCCGCTGTTGCTGCGCCTGTCCGATCCCAGCCGGGACACTGCTGAG AGCTCAGAGTGGACCCTGGCGCGCTGTGACCAGGCTCTGCGCTGGGGCCTGCTGGAGGAGGTGGTCACCGTGGCCCACTATGATAGCCCTGAGgccctgagccgcatctgccagcGCCTG GTTCAGTGGTACCCGAGTCACGTGCCTAGCTTCCTGAGCCAGACTCAGGGCTACCTGCGGAGCCCACAGAAACCCCTGCGCCGGGCAGCCGCGGTGCTCATAG GCTTCCTGGTCCATCACTCAAGCCCCAGATGTGTCAACCAGGACCTACTGGATTCCCTGTTCCAGG ACTTGGGGCAGCTGCAGAGCGACCCTGAGCCCGCTGTGGGGGCAGCGGCACACGTGTCCACCCAGCAGGTGGCGCTGCTGGCTCAGGCGCAGCACCACCTCTGCCGGCGGTGCCGCCCGGGCCTCCTGCGCCTCCCTCGCCTCCGCCGGTGCCACGCCCACCCTGCCCGGCCCCGACCCGTGTACGGAGACAGCCCGTTCCAGCCCCGGAGCCTCGCTGGTCGCTGGGACTGCTCAGGACTCGGCTGA
- the EEF1D gene encoding elongation factor 1-delta isoform X1, with amino-acid sequence MRSGKASCALETVWEDKQKHGEDERRCHGPEAAQAAATQQLLAEAEAEAEAPAVNGLGREEAEAAGPDGGGGGSDPGRRPLQKKRKRSPKGWPGPADPALMGLSADHVWLDKPLFDQAERSYRQRLADVAAQAGRPPAPAARGPCTHGSQVACHHVTWGVWANKSAFDQAERAFVEWSQALLLAAEASGRQGASGPRLVRQPSPPADEQPPPPGSLQALVREVWLEKPRYDAAETAFYEALVDSHPPGKVRLQERAGQAEGARRGRRDRRARNAVGGKRLGPRRSDGEAPSALPYWYFLHKDAEAPWLSKPAYDSAECRHHAAEALRMAWRLEAASLAHRPSVRSGPSMSSLRPNRKMATNFLVHEKVWFDKFKYDDAERKFYEQMNGPVAGSSRQENGASVILRDIARARENIQKSLAGSSGPGASSGPSGDHSELVIRIASLEVENQSLRGVVQDLQQAVSKLEARLSALEKTSPAHRATAPQTQHVSPMRQVEPPSRKAATATEDDEDDDIDLFGSDEEEDKEAARLREERLRQYAEKKAKKPALVAKSSILLDVKPWDDETDMAQLEACVRSIQLDGLTWGGSKLVPVGYGIRKLQIQCVVEDDKVGTDLLEEEITKFEEHVQSVDIAAFNKI; translated from the exons ATGAGGAGCGGGAAGGCCTCCTGTGCCCTGGAGACCGTCTGGGAGGACAAGCAGAAGCACGGGGAGGACGAGCGGCGCTGCCACGGGCCCGAGGCCGCGCAGGCCGCCGCCACCCAGCAGCTCCTGGCCGAGGCCGAGGCTGAGGCCGAGGCGCCAGCCGTCAACGGGCTGGGTCGGGAGGAGGCCGAGGCAGCGGGCcccgacggcggcggcggcgggagtgACCCCGGGAGGAGGCCGCTGCAGAAGAAGAGGAAGCGCTCTCCCAAGGGCTGGCCCGGCCCGGCAGACCCGGCCCTCATGGGCCTCTCGGCCGACCACGTCTGGCTGGACAAGCCGCTCTTTGACCAGGCAGAGCGCTCGTACCGCCAGCGGCTGGCAGACGTGGCTGCCCAGGCGGGccggccccccgccccagccGCCCGGGGGCCCTGCACCCATGGGAGCCAGGTGGCCTGCCACCACGTGACCTGGGGCGTTTGGGCCAACAAGTCGGCCTTCGACCAGGCCGAGCGGGCATTCGTGGAGTGGTCGCAGGCCCTGCTGCTGGCTGCCGAGGCGAGCGGCAGGCAGGGCGCCTCCGGGCCGCGCCTGGTCCGCCAGCCCAGCCCGCCGGCCGATGAGCAGCCCCCGCCGCCGGGCAGCCTGCAGGCGCTGGTGCGGGAGGTGTGGCTGGAGAAGCCCCGCTACGATGCGGCTGAGACAGCCTTCTACGAGGCCCTGGTGGACAGCCACCCTCCCGGGAAGGTGCGCCTGCAGGAGCGAGCGGGCCAGGCCGAGGGCGCCCGGCGGGGCCGCAGGGACCGGCGGGCCCGCAACGCTGTCGGGGGCAAGCGACTGGGGCCACGGCGGTCCGACGGGGAGgccccctctgccctgccctaCTGGTACTTCCTGCACAAGGACGCCGAGGCCCCCTGGCTCAGCAAGCCCGCCTACGACAGCGCCGAGTGCCGCCACCACGCTGCCGAGGCCCTGCGCATGGCCTGGCGCCTCGAGGCCGCGTCGCTGGCTCACCGCCCCAGTGTCCGGTCCGGCCCTTCCATGTCCAGCCTGAGACCCAA caggaagaTGGCCACAAACTTCCTGGTGCACGAGAAGGTCTGGTTCGACAAGTTCAAATACGATGATGCAGAGAGGAAATTCTATGAGCAGATGAACGGGCCTGTGGCTGGCTCCTCACGCCAG GAGAACGGCGCCAGCGTGATCCTCCGTGACATCGCGAGAGCCAGAGAAAACATCCAGAAGTCCCTGGCCGGA AGCTCAGGCCCTGGGGCCTCCAGCGGGCCCAGTGGAGACCACAGTGAGCTGGTCATCCGGATCGCCAGCCTGGAAGTGGAGAACCAGAGCCTGCGAGGGG TGGTACAGGATCTGCAGCAGGCCGTCTCCAAGCTGGAGGCCCGGCTGAGTGCGCTCGAGAAGACCTCGCCCGCCCACCGTGCCACAGCCCCACAGACCCAG CACGTGTCTCCCATGCGCCAAGTGGAGCCCCCCAGCCGGAAGGCGGCCACGGCCACAGAGGACGACGAGGACGATGACATTGACCTGTTCGGCAGCGACGAAGAGGAGGACAAGGAGGCTGCCCGGCTGCGGGAGGAGAGGCTGCGGCAATACGCCGAGAAAAAGGCCAAGAAGCCCGCCCTGGTGGCCAAGTCCTCCATCCTGCTGGATGTCAAGCCT TGGGACGACGAGACGGACATGGCCCAGCTGGAGGCCTGTGTGCGCTCCATCCAGCTGGACGGGCTGACCTGGGGCGGCTCCAAGCTGGTGCCTGTGGGCTACGGCATCCGCAAGCTGCAGATCCAGTGCGTGGTGGAGGACGACAAGGTGGGCACCGACCTGCTGGAAGAGGAGATCACCAAGTTCGAGGAGCAC GTGCAGAGTGTGGACATTGCCGCCTTCAACAAGATCTGA
- the NAPRT gene encoding nicotinate phosphoribosyltransferase isoform X2 translates to MAAEQDPEGRAAARPLLTDLYQATMALGYWRAGRAQEAAEFELFFRRCPFGGAFALAAGLRDCVRFLRAFRLRDADVQFLASVLPPDTEPAFFEHLRALDCSGVTVPLLQVSGPLLVVQLLETPLLCLVSYASLIATNAARLRLIAGPEKRLLEMGLRRAQGPDGGLTASTYSYLGGFDGSSNVLAGQLRGVPVAGTLAHSFVTSFSGAEVPPDPMLAPAAGQGPRVDLAACVEVWLERVCAHLGLGAQEPHPGERAAFVAYALAFPRAFQGLLDTYSVRRSGLPNFLAVALALEELGYQAVGVRLDSGDLLQQAQEVRGVFRRAAAQFQVPWLASVPIAVSNNIDEEELARLAQKGSEVDLIGIGTSVVTCPRQPSLGCVYKLVAVGGQPRMKLTEDPEKQTLPGSKAAFRLLGADGSLLLDVLQLAEEPPPQAGQELRLWPRGARESCTVRPAHVEPLLRLWVQQGQLCEPLPSLAESRAFAQLSLSRLSPAHRRLEQPEQYQVALSEKLQALVNRLRALGPQ, encoded by the exons ATGGCGGCGGAGCAGGACCCCGAGGGGCGCGCGGCGGCGCGGCCGCTGCTCACCGACCTCTACCAGGCCACCATGGCGCTGGGCTACTGGCGCGCCGGCCGCGCGCAGGAGGCAGCCGAGTTCGAGCTCTTCTTCCGCCGCTGCCCGTTCGGCGGCGCGTTCGCCTTGGCCGCGGGGCTGCGCGACTGCGTGCGCTTCCTGCGCGCCTTCCGCCTGCGGGACGCAG ATGTGCAGTTCCTGGCCTCGGTGCTGCCCCCAGACACAGAGCCCGCGTTCTTCGAGCACCTTCGTGCCCTCGACTGCTCCGGGGTGACG GTACCGCTGCTGCAGGTGTCCGGGCCGCTCCTGGTGGTGCAGCTGCTGGAGACGCCGCTCCTCTGCCTGGTCAGCTACGCCAG CCTCATCGCCACGAACGCGGCGCGGCTTCGCCTGATCGCAGGGCCGGAGAAGCGGCTGCTGGAGATGGGGCTTCGACGCGCTCAGGGCCCTGATGGGGGTCTCACGGCCTCCACCTACAGCTACCTGGGCG GCTTCGATGGCAGCAGCAACGTGCTGGCAGGACAGCTGCGGGGTGTGCCTGTGGCCGGGACCCTGGCGCACTCCTTTGTCACTTCCTTTTCAGGCGCTGAGGTGCCCCCCGACCCT ATGTTGGCTCCAGCTGCTGGTCAGGGCCCCAGGGTGGACCTGGCCGCCTGCGTGGAGGTGTGGCTGGAGCGTGTGTGTGCCCACTTGGGGCTCGGGGCGCAGGAGCCACACCCAGGGGAGCGGGCAGCCTTTGTGGCCTATGCCCTGGCCTTTCCCCGGGCCTTCCAGGGCCTGCTGGACACCTACAGTGTGCGGAG GAGCGGTCTCCCCAACTTCCTGGCTGTAGCCCTGGCACTGGAGGAGCTGGGCTACCAGGCAGTGGGCGTGAGGCTGGACAGTGGCGACCTGCTTCAGCAGGCTCAGGAGGTCCGCGGGGTCTTCCGTAGGGCCGCGGCCCA GTTCCAGGTGCCCTGGCTGGCGTCCGTCCCTATCGCCGTCAGCAACAACATCGACGAGGAGGAGCTGGCCAGGCTGGCCCAGAAg ggcagtGAGGTGGACCTCATTGGCATTGGCACGAGCGTGGTCACCTGCCCTCGCCAGCCTTCCCTGGGCTGTGTCTACAAG CTCGTGGCCGTGGGAGGCCAGCCACGAATGAAGCTGACCGAGGACCCTGAGAAGCAGACACTGCCTGGGAGCAAGGCCGCCTTCCGCCTCCTGGGCGCCGATG GGTCCCTCCTGTTGGACGTGCTGCAGTTGGCGGAGGAGCCTCCTCCCCAGGCGGGCCAGGAGCTGAGACTGTGGCCTCGAGGGGCCCGGGAGTCCTGTACCGTGAGGCCGGCCCATGTGGAGCCGCTGCTGCGACTCTGGGTCCAGCAGGGACAG cTGTGTGAGCCTCTCCCATCGCTGGCCGAATCTAGAGCCTTCGCCCAGCTGTCCCTGAGCCGCCTGAGCCCCGCACACAGGCGGCTGGAGCAGCCTGAGCAGTACCAG GTCGCGCTGTCTGAGAAGCTACAGGCCCTGGTGAACAGACTGAGGGCCCTGGGCCCCCAGTGA
- the NAPRT gene encoding nicotinate phosphoribosyltransferase isoform X1 translates to MAAEQDPEGRAAARPLLTDLYQATMALGYWRAGRAQEAAEFELFFRRCPFGGAFALAAGLRDCVRFLRAFRLRDADVQFLASVLPPDTEPAFFEHLRALDCSGVTVRALPEGSLAFPGVPLLQVSGPLLVVQLLETPLLCLVSYASLIATNAARLRLIAGPEKRLLEMGLRRAQGPDGGLTASTYSYLGGFDGSSNVLAGQLRGVPVAGTLAHSFVTSFSGAEVPPDPMLAPAAGQGPRVDLAACVEVWLERVCAHLGLGAQEPHPGERAAFVAYALAFPRAFQGLLDTYSVRRSGLPNFLAVALALEELGYQAVGVRLDSGDLLQQAQEVRGVFRRAAAQFQVPWLASVPIAVSNNIDEEELARLAQKGSEVDLIGIGTSVVTCPRQPSLGCVYKLVAVGGQPRMKLTEDPEKQTLPGSKAAFRLLGADGSLLLDVLQLAEEPPPQAGQELRLWPRGARESCTVRPAHVEPLLRLWVQQGQLCEPLPSLAESRAFAQLSLSRLSPAHRRLEQPEQYQVALSEKLQALVNRLRALGPQ, encoded by the exons ATGGCGGCGGAGCAGGACCCCGAGGGGCGCGCGGCGGCGCGGCCGCTGCTCACCGACCTCTACCAGGCCACCATGGCGCTGGGCTACTGGCGCGCCGGCCGCGCGCAGGAGGCAGCCGAGTTCGAGCTCTTCTTCCGCCGCTGCCCGTTCGGCGGCGCGTTCGCCTTGGCCGCGGGGCTGCGCGACTGCGTGCGCTTCCTGCGCGCCTTCCGCCTGCGGGACGCAG ATGTGCAGTTCCTGGCCTCGGTGCTGCCCCCAGACACAGAGCCCGCGTTCTTCGAGCACCTTCGTGCCCTCGACTGCTCCGGGGTGACGGTGCGGGCGCTGCCCGAGGGCTCCTTGGCCTTCCCCGGC GTACCGCTGCTGCAGGTGTCCGGGCCGCTCCTGGTGGTGCAGCTGCTGGAGACGCCGCTCCTCTGCCTGGTCAGCTACGCCAG CCTCATCGCCACGAACGCGGCGCGGCTTCGCCTGATCGCAGGGCCGGAGAAGCGGCTGCTGGAGATGGGGCTTCGACGCGCTCAGGGCCCTGATGGGGGTCTCACGGCCTCCACCTACAGCTACCTGGGCG GCTTCGATGGCAGCAGCAACGTGCTGGCAGGACAGCTGCGGGGTGTGCCTGTGGCCGGGACCCTGGCGCACTCCTTTGTCACTTCCTTTTCAGGCGCTGAGGTGCCCCCCGACCCT ATGTTGGCTCCAGCTGCTGGTCAGGGCCCCAGGGTGGACCTGGCCGCCTGCGTGGAGGTGTGGCTGGAGCGTGTGTGTGCCCACTTGGGGCTCGGGGCGCAGGAGCCACACCCAGGGGAGCGGGCAGCCTTTGTGGCCTATGCCCTGGCCTTTCCCCGGGCCTTCCAGGGCCTGCTGGACACCTACAGTGTGCGGAG GAGCGGTCTCCCCAACTTCCTGGCTGTAGCCCTGGCACTGGAGGAGCTGGGCTACCAGGCAGTGGGCGTGAGGCTGGACAGTGGCGACCTGCTTCAGCAGGCTCAGGAGGTCCGCGGGGTCTTCCGTAGGGCCGCGGCCCA GTTCCAGGTGCCCTGGCTGGCGTCCGTCCCTATCGCCGTCAGCAACAACATCGACGAGGAGGAGCTGGCCAGGCTGGCCCAGAAg ggcagtGAGGTGGACCTCATTGGCATTGGCACGAGCGTGGTCACCTGCCCTCGCCAGCCTTCCCTGGGCTGTGTCTACAAG CTCGTGGCCGTGGGAGGCCAGCCACGAATGAAGCTGACCGAGGACCCTGAGAAGCAGACACTGCCTGGGAGCAAGGCCGCCTTCCGCCTCCTGGGCGCCGATG GGTCCCTCCTGTTGGACGTGCTGCAGTTGGCGGAGGAGCCTCCTCCCCAGGCGGGCCAGGAGCTGAGACTGTGGCCTCGAGGGGCCCGGGAGTCCTGTACCGTGAGGCCGGCCCATGTGGAGCCGCTGCTGCGACTCTGGGTCCAGCAGGGACAG cTGTGTGAGCCTCTCCCATCGCTGGCCGAATCTAGAGCCTTCGCCCAGCTGTCCCTGAGCCGCCTGAGCCCCGCACACAGGCGGCTGGAGCAGCCTGAGCAGTACCAG GTCGCGCTGTCTGAGAAGCTACAGGCCCTGGTGAACAGACTGAGGGCCCTGGGCCCCCAGTGA
- the EEF1D gene encoding elongation factor 1-delta isoform X2, with translation MATNFLVHEKVWFDKFKYDDAERKFYEQMNGPVAGSSRQENGASVILRDIARARENIQKSLAGSSGPGASSGPSGDHSELVIRIASLEVENQSLRGVVQDLQQAVSKLEARLSALEKTSPAHRATAPQTQHVSPMRQVEPPSRKAATATEDDEDDDIDLFGSDEEEDKEAARLREERLRQYAEKKAKKPALVAKSSILLDVKPWDDETDMAQLEACVRSIQLDGLTWGGSKLVPVGYGIRKLQIQCVVEDDKVGTDLLEEEITKFEEHVQSVDIAAFNKI, from the exons aTGGCCACAAACTTCCTGGTGCACGAGAAGGTCTGGTTCGACAAGTTCAAATACGATGATGCAGAGAGGAAATTCTATGAGCAGATGAACGGGCCTGTGGCTGGCTCCTCACGCCAG GAGAACGGCGCCAGCGTGATCCTCCGTGACATCGCGAGAGCCAGAGAAAACATCCAGAAGTCCCTGGCCGGA AGCTCAGGCCCTGGGGCCTCCAGCGGGCCCAGTGGAGACCACAGTGAGCTGGTCATCCGGATCGCCAGCCTGGAAGTGGAGAACCAGAGCCTGCGAGGGG TGGTACAGGATCTGCAGCAGGCCGTCTCCAAGCTGGAGGCCCGGCTGAGTGCGCTCGAGAAGACCTCGCCCGCCCACCGTGCCACAGCCCCACAGACCCAG CACGTGTCTCCCATGCGCCAAGTGGAGCCCCCCAGCCGGAAGGCGGCCACGGCCACAGAGGACGACGAGGACGATGACATTGACCTGTTCGGCAGCGACGAAGAGGAGGACAAGGAGGCTGCCCGGCTGCGGGAGGAGAGGCTGCGGCAATACGCCGAGAAAAAGGCCAAGAAGCCCGCCCTGGTGGCCAAGTCCTCCATCCTGCTGGATGTCAAGCCT TGGGACGACGAGACGGACATGGCCCAGCTGGAGGCCTGTGTGCGCTCCATCCAGCTGGACGGGCTGACCTGGGGCGGCTCCAAGCTGGTGCCTGTGGGCTACGGCATCCGCAAGCTGCAGATCCAGTGCGTGGTGGAGGACGACAAGGTGGGCACCGACCTGCTGGAAGAGGAGATCACCAAGTTCGAGGAGCAC GTGCAGAGTGTGGACATTGCCGCCTTCAACAAGATCTGA
- the MROH6 gene encoding maestro heat-like repeat-containing protein family member 6 isoform X2, giving the protein MAGGVWGWGRARGGPLGALTLTALAEGIRASRGQPLGPPDTGPEPEPELEPVVEPRRAACIPRAGSEPFPQPPAQEPAPEGPHQTARRSQEEGALEDLALYTAACLEEAGFAGTQATALTLSSALEARGERLEDQVHGLVRGLLAQVPSLAEGRPRRAALRVLSALALEHSWDVVCALLPSSLPPDRVAAELWRSLSRNQRVNGQVLVQLLWALKGLAGSQSEALAATRALGEMLAVSGCVGATRGFYPHLLLALVTQLHELARSTCPPDTPKAWAPSHPGPPHSHASCTVEALKALLTGDGSRMVVTCMEQAGGWRRLVGAHTHLEGVLLLASAMVAHADHHLRGLFADLLPRLRSAHDTQRLTAMAFFTGLLQSRPTARLLPEEVILERLCAWQGDPEPTVRWLGLLGLGHLALNRGKVRHVSTLLPALLGALAESDARLVGAALGALRRVLLRPRAPVRLLSAELGPRLPPLLDDARESVRASAVGLLGSLVRRGRGGLRVGLRGPLRKLVLQSLVPLLLRLSDPSRDTAESSEWTLARCDQALRWGLLEEVVTVAHYDSPEALSRICQRLVQWYPSHVPSFLSQTQGYLRSPQKPLRRAAAVLIGFLVHHSSPRCVNQDLLDSLFQDLGQLQSDPEPAVGAAAHVSTQQVALLAQAQHHLCRRCRPGLLRLPRLRRCHAHPARPRPVYGDSPFQPRSLAGRWDCSGLG; this is encoded by the exons ATGGCTGGGGGCGTGTGGGGCTGGGGCCGGGCCCGGGGGGGGCCCCTGGGTGCCCTAACCCTGACAGCTCTGGCTGAAGGGATCCGGGCCAGCCGGGGGCAGCCCCTGGGACCCCCTGACACGGGCCCTGAGCCAGAACCTGAGCTGGAACCTGTGGTGGAGCCTAGGAGGGCGGCCTGCATCCCCAGAGCCGGCAGCgagcccttcccccagccccctgcccaggaGCCGGCTCCTGAGGGACCCCATCAG aCTGCCCGGCGTtcccaggaggagggggcccTCGAGGACCTGGCCTTGTACACAGCTGCCTGCCTGGAAGAGGCTGGATTTGCGGGGACCCAGGCAACAGCGCTCACCCTGTCGTCAGCCCTGGAGGCCCGGGGGGAGCGGCTGGAGGACCAG GTGCATGGCCTTGTGCGCGGGCTGCTGGCACAGGTACCCAGCCTGGCAGAGGGGAGGCCCCGCCGGGCGGCCCTACGGGTGCTGAGCGCCCTCGCCCTGGAGCACTCTTGGGACGTGGTGTGTGCGTTGCTGCCGAGCTCACTGCCCCCCGACCG GGTGGCGGCTGAGCTTTGGCGCAGCCTGAGCCGGAACCAGCGTGTGAATGGGCAGGTGCTGGTGCAGCTGCTCTGGGCACTCAAGGGCTTGGCCGGATCCCAGTCGGAGGCACTGGCG GCCACTCGTGCCCTTGGGGAGATGCTGGCCGTGTCCGGTTGTGTGGGTGCCACACGGGGTTTCTACCCACACCTCCTCCTTGCGCTGGTCACACAGCTACATGAGCTTGCCCGGAGCACATGCCCCCCTGACACCCCCAAGGCTTGGGCCCCATCCCACCCAGGGCCGCCACATAGCCACGCCAG ctgcACCGTGGAGGCCTTGAAGGCCCTGCTCACCGGGGACGGCAGCCGCATGGTGGTCACGTGCATGGagcaggctggaggctggaggagacTGGTGGGCGCCCACACCCACCTGGAGGGTGTCCTGCTGCTGGCCAG TGCCATGGTGGCGCATGCCGACCACCACCTGCGAGGCCTGTTCGCGGACTTGCTGCCCCGGCTGCGCAGCGCCCACGACACACAGCGCCTCACGGCTATGGCCTTCTTCACCGGG TTGTTGCAGAGCCGGCCCACCGCACGGCTCCTGCCAGAGGAGGTCATCCTGGAGCGGCTCTGCGCCTGGCAGGGCGACCCCGAGCCCACCGTGCGCTGGCTGGGCCTGCTGGGCCTCGGCCATCTGGCGCTGAACCGCGGGAAG GTGCGTCACGTGAGCACGCTGCTGCCCGCGCTCCTGGGTGCGCTGGCTGAGTCTGACGCTCGGCTCGTGGGCGCCGCGCTGGGAGCCCTGCGGAGGGTCCTGCTGCGGCCGCGGGCGCCCGTGCGGCTCCTGAGCGCCGAGCTGGGGCCACGCCTCCCACCGCTTCTGGACGAC GCCCGGGAATCAGTCCGCGCGTCGGCGGTCGGGCTCCTCGGGTCGCTGGTGCGGCGGGGCCGGGGTGGGCTCCGAGTGGGGCTCCGCGGCCCCCTGAGGAAGCTGGTGCTGCAGAGCCTCGTGCCGCTGTTGCTGCGCCTGTCCGATCCCAGCCGGGACACTGCTGAG AGCTCAGAGTGGACCCTGGCGCGCTGTGACCAGGCTCTGCGCTGGGGCCTGCTGGAGGAGGTGGTCACCGTGGCCCACTATGATAGCCCTGAGgccctgagccgcatctgccagcGCCTG GTTCAGTGGTACCCGAGTCACGTGCCTAGCTTCCTGAGCCAGACTCAGGGCTACCTGCGGAGCCCACAGAAACCCCTGCGCCGGGCAGCCGCGGTGCTCATAG GCTTCCTGGTCCATCACTCAAGCCCCAGATGTGTCAACCAGGACCTACTGGATTCCCTGTTCCAGG ACTTGGGGCAGCTGCAGAGCGACCCTGAGCCCGCTGTGGGGGCAGCGGCACACGTGTCCACCCAGCAGGTGGCGCTGCTGGCTCAGGCGCAGCACCACCTCTGCCGGCGGTGCCGCCCGGGCCTCCTGCGCCTCCCTCGCCTCCGCCGGTGCCACGCCCACCCTGCCCGGCCCCGACCCGTGTACGGAGACAGCCCGTTCCAGCCCCGGAGCCTCGCTGGTCGCTGGGACTGCTCAGGACTCGGCTGA